CACTTCAACTCGCCTTCCGGCGTGATGGCATAGAACTGTCCAGCGCTTGTCGTGCCGTAGTAAATGTCGCCTGTCACGGGATTCACGGTGAGCATGTTGTAGCTTCCTGATTTGGAGGTTGGTAGGTAACGCCACTTCTCATTGCCTGTCACGACGTCGAAGGCGTAGAGGGCGGAGACTTTGTTGAAGGTGATGATGTAGACGGTCTTTCCGTCGGGCGAGAACACCGGACAAGTGCCTTTGAATCCGTTGTAGTTCGAGCCGTCCTGCGCCCAGTCGGTGCTGTAGATGACGTATTCGCGGATTTCGACCTCGAGGGTCCACGAGCGGGCGTTGCCGTCGATCGTGGCGTTCAGCTTCACGGTCTGTGTGCCGACCGTGCCCAGTCCGTATTTCACGACGGTTCCCTCCTTCACGACGTCGCCCGGGAAGGTCCACTTCACGTCGGTGGCCGTCGGGTAGTCTTCGGTGTTGAACGAGAACGTGATCGGCTGGTTCTTGGCCGCCTTGTCGCGGTCGAGGATGTAGGGGATCGCCAGGGTCGGCATCGCTTTCGCGGTGGCCGGTTCCGAGGCGCCCTTTTCGTAGTTGGCCGTCAGCGAGAAGTAATAGTTCTTGTCGTTGATCAGCTTGTCAAGCGTCACGCTCGTCGCGTCCTTGTCGAGCGTCTGTTGCTCGACGTTGTCGGGTGTGTCCTCGTTGTAGTAGGAGAGCGTGTAGGAGAGCACCGTCGTCGCGGGCTTGGTCCACGCGAGGCTCACGAACGAGTCGCCCGCATCGACCGTGAGGTCGGTGACCGGGAACCGCGTCGTGGCGGGTCTGCCGACGGCGGCGACGTAGTTCGAGACGAGTTTTCCGTAGACCGCCTGCACGTAGAAGGTGTACTGCGTGTCGTTGACGAGTCCGCCGACCGTGCAGTTCATCTCGCCGCCCGTGCGCAGGGTGACCGTTTCCGAATCGGCATCGGTGTAGTAGACGATGAAGTCCGTCGGGTTCCAGCCTTCGGGCAGGCTCCAGGAGAGCAGTACCTCCTCGTCGCCCGGCGTGGCGGTGAGATCGGTGACCTGGTGGCGGGCCGCTCCGGCTTCGGGGATATCCTCACTCCAGCATGCGGTGAGGCCCGCGGCGATGAACGATATCAGCAAAAGGTTGATTATCTTTTTCATGCTTGTTCTGACTTAAGTGGTTGGTTAATTGAAACCGGGATTCTGCCAGAGAATCGACGGGTTGTTCACGATTTCGATCTGGTTTTGCGGGATCGGGAAGATCAGGTTGTGCGAATCGAGTGAGTAGCCCATTTCGCGGAAATAGTCGACGGCCAGCCCCAGCCGCACGAGGTCGAACCAGCGGTGGCCTTCGAGGGCGAACTCACGGCCCCGTTCAGCGGCCAGCTCGCGGCGGAACTCCGCTAGGCTTTTGACCTCGTCGGTCGTCAGTTCGTCGAGCCCGGCCCGCGTGCGGGTCTTATTGAGCCATTCCAGCGCGTCGCCCAGGCTGCCTCCCGATTCGGCCAGCGCCTCGGCGTACATCAGCACCACGTCGGCATAGCGCAGGTGCGGGAAATCGTTGCCCACCTGCGTTGTGTAGGTTGCGTCGTAGGTGTCGTACCATTTGGTCATGGCGAAGAGATTGTCTTTAATCTTGGTGTAGGAGCTGATCAGCGGTAGACGGTTGTCCTTCTCGCTGTCGTAGATCGCCTTGAAGGTTGGTGTGGGGTTGTTGATGTCTGCCAACACATCTGTGTTGGCGCTGTACCAGTAACCGTGGCCGTTGTCGTTGGTCTTGTTGTAGTAGAGCGCGAAGATGATCTCCCGGTTCATTTTGTTACCCACGTCGAAAACCTTTTTCGTCGTCGATTCCAGTCCGTAGGAGGTGTTCTTCATCGCCTCTTCGAGGGCCGTCTTGGCCTCGGCGGGCTTGCCGAACGTGAGGTAGACCTTCGCCAGCAGCGTGTAGGCCGCGATGTTCGCCACACGGGCCTTTTCCGGACCCGGTGTCGGCGGCAACAGCCGGGCCGCCTCGGCAAGGTCTTCGGTCAGCAGCGTGTACATCTCCTCCTCTGTGCAGCGGGGGATGAGTTTGGCAGCTGCTGGGGTTACCACGGTGCGGGTGATGGGCACCACGCCGAAGACGCGGTAGAGGTTGAAATACCACCACGACCGCAGGAACAGACATTCGCCGCGATATTTGTCGTAGTTGGCGATCTTGGCTCCGGTCATGTGGTCGAGTACGTCGTTGCAGCGATAGATGCCGTTGTACCAGGCATTCCAGATGTCGTTCAGGATGCCGTTGTTAGCTGTCTCAGCGAAATGGTCGATGTCGTAGCGGTTCTGCGTCGATACAGCCATCGATTCAAGGACGTTTTCGTCTCCGCGGTAGCCGATCTCCGTGAGGTGGAAGCTCATCTGGGTTTTGAGTTTGGCATAGCACGCCACGACTCCTTGGTTGAAGTCGTCGTCGGTCTTGTAGAAGTTGCCTTCGGTGATGTTGTTGCTCGGGTACTGTTCGAAGAAACTTTCGCCGCACGAGCCCAGACCCAGTACGAGGAGTCCCAGCGCAAGGAAATATTTCGGTTTCATAGTCATCGTCATTTTTGATTACAGGTTAAAGTTCACACCGACGCTGAACGTGCGCGACAGCGGATAGGAGCAGTAGTCCTCGCCCGGACGCAGGGCGTCCGTCGAGCGTTTGTTGACCTCGGGGTTGTAGCCCGAATAGTCGGTCCACGTGAAGAGGTTCGTGCCCTGCACGTAGATGCGCAGCTTCGAGATGCCGGCCTTGCGGGTCCAGCGGTCGGGGAAGGTGTATCCCAGCGAAAGGTTTTGCAGGCGCAGGTAGGAGCCGTCTTCGAGGTGGAACGTCGAGGTACAGGCGCCGTTGTTGCCGCTCGATTTGCGGGTCGCGCGGTTCAGTTCGCCGTAGGGATAGCGTTGCAGCGACTCCTTCATCATGTTCGACGAAGCCTCCATGTTGAGCAGGTAGCGGCGTTCGAGGTTCAGGATTTCGTTGCCGTAGACGCCCTGGAAGTTGGCCGCCAGGTCGAAGCCCTTGTACGAGAGGTTAACCGAGAAGCCGTAGTAGAAATCGGGCATGTAGTTGCCTACGATCACGCGGTCGGCGTCCTTTTCGAGAATGCCGTTGCCGTTGGCGTCGACGAAGCGGAAGTCGCCGATCGTCGTGGTGTCGAAATGGGGATAGGAGTCCAGCTCCTCCTGGTTGTGGAAGATGCCGTCCTGCACAAGCAGGTAGTAACAGCCGACGGGCTGGCCTACGCGCGTGAGGTAGTAACCGCCGGCGTAGGAGGATTCTTTGATGATGTCGGCGTTCTCATCGCCGAGGCTCAGCACCTTGTTGCGGTTGAGCGACCAGTTGGCGGCAAAGGCGTAGGAAAAGTCGCCGAAGCTGCGCCGCGAGGTGAGCGCCAGCTCGATACCTTTATTCTGCATTGAACCGATGTTGACGTTCGACGAGGTGAGGCCCGATACTGATGAGACGGGAACGTCGAACAGCATGTCGGTCGTCTTCGAATAGTAGTAGTCGGCGGTGAATCCGAGGGTGCCGCGCCACAGGCTGACATCCAGACCAACGTTGTACTGCGTGTTCTTCTCCCAGCCCAGGTCGTTGTTAGCGATCTGCGTGGGATAGACCTGCGAAGTGAGTCCGTTGCCGAGATCGATGTTCGTCGAGCCGTAGAGCGCCAGGTATTCAGAATTGCCGATTTGAGCGTTACCGGTCTGTCCCACGCTGGCGCGGATTTTCAGGTCGTCGACCCATTTCACATCGCGCAGGAAGCTCTCGTCGCTCATGCGCCATCCCACGGAGGCCGCCGGGAAATAACCCCACCGGGTGTTGGGGGCGAAGCGCGACGAACCGTCGCCGCGGATCGAGGCCGAAACCATGTAACGGCCCTTGTAGGAGTACTGCGCACGCACGAGCCACGAGGCGAAGGTGTAGGCGTACTTGTTGTTGTAGGTCTCCGTCAGGTCGATGGTCTTGCCCTTCGTGGTGCGGATCTTGTCGTCGCCGGCCGTGCCGGTGCCCACGATCTGCGAGGTCTGGATGCCCTGCTTCTCGGCTTCGTAGACCGCCACGGCGTTGACCGAATGATCGCCGAAGGTGCGGTTGAAGGAAAGTTGGTTGGAGATCGTCCAGTGGAAATAGGAGTTCATGTTGTTCTGCGCTTTGGGGGCTGACAGATCGTCGTAATATTTATGGCCGCGCAGGGGGATGTACGAGGGGCGGTAGTAGTTGCGGATGTAGGAGTAGTAGTCGCCGCCGGCCGTGAATTTGTATTCCAGCCCTTTGATGAACTCATAGGAGACGTAGGCGTTGCCCAGAATGTTGATCTTCTCGCGCACGTCGTCGATTTCGAGCGCCAGCGCCACGGGGTTGAGCACCTCGTTGGTCTGGGTGTCCCAGCTGTTGACGCGCAGGAATCCGTTCATGTCCCAGTTGTAGGAGCCATCGGTGTTGTAGACCGGGAAGACCGGAGGCGCCATCAGTGCCGAGGCGATTACACCATCGTCGCCGTACTGCGTGTCAGAGGAGATGTAGTTGGTCTTCGAGTAGGAGGGCGAGAAGCTGACGCCGTATTTCAGCCGGTTGCGCTTGCCGTCGATGTTGGCCCGCAGGCTGTAACGTTCGAAATCCGACCCGATGATCGTTCCCTCGCGGTAGAGGTAGTTGGCGCCGATGTAGTAACCCAGCGTCTTGGTGCGGCCCGAGACCGATACAGAGTGCTTGGTCGAATAGGCCGTGCGGAAGATGGCGTCCTGCCAGTCGGTGTCGGTCATCGTGCCGGTCTTGTCCTGCAGGTAGGCCGTGATGAGCGGGTCAACGCGGTGGTAGGTCTGGGGACGGTCCTCGTAGGGGTCGTCAATCGAACCCGTCGGAACGTTGAACAGGTAGGCGCCGTCGCGGGCCTCTTTGAAGATTTTGGCGAATTCATAGGCATTGAGCATGTCGATCGTCTTCGAGACGCTCGAGACGCTGAACTGGCCGTCATAGCTCACGACGGGGCGTTCGCCCTCGCCGCGTTTGGTCGTGATGAGGATGACGCCGCACGAGCCGCGCGAACCGTAGATCGCCGCCGCCGAGGCATCTTTGAGCACTTCGAGGCTCTCGATGTCGCTGCTTTCGAGGTTCGAGAAGGCCCGGGCGTCGCACGGAACGCCGTCGATGACGTAGAGCGGGTCGTTGCCCGACGTGGCCGACTGGATGCCGCGGATGCGGATCGAAACGTTGCCGTCGGGCTGGCCGCCCAGGGTGAGCACCTGCACGCCCGGCATCTTGGCGGCCATGGCGTCGCGGAAATCGGCCGTCGGCATGGCGGCGAAGTCTTCGGCCTTGATGGACGAGATGGCCGTCGTCACGTCGCGCTTGTTCTGCACGCCGTAGCCTACGACCACCACGTTGTCCATGGCGATCGCCTCGCTTTTCAGCGTAACGTCGGCCTGCGTCTGGCCCTCGGAGAGCGCCACCTCGACCTTGTTGTAGCCGATGAGCGAGTAGACCAGCACGGCGTCGGCCTGCCGGATGTCGATGGCGTATTCGCCCGTGGCGTTGGTCGCCGTGCCGACCGTGGTGCCTTTCAGGATGACGGTGGCGCCGATCACCGGCGCGCCGCTTTCGTCGGTCACGCGGCCCTTCACGGTGCGTCCGGCGTCAGCGGCCGGGCGGGTCTGCGATTCCCCCCCCCGTTTGGCTGTGAGGACGATTTTCAGCCCCTTAACTTCCATATTCACATTGGGAAGCACCTCGGCGATGATCGAGGCGATGCTGCGGTTGACGGCCTTCACCGACACCCGTTTGTCGGGGTTGATGTCGGCGTCGATGTAGGCGAACGTGTACTGGCTGTTGGCTTCGATGCGCTGCAACAGCTCTTTGATGGTAACGTTCTTCGCATCGACGGTGACGGTCGGGACCTGGGCCGAAGCCGTGGCGGCCGACACCGCGCAGAGGAGGACCGCCAGGAACAGATGCCGGCAGATCCTTTTCAAAACGTTGAGTTCATTCATGATAGTTTCGGTTTGTGTTTGATTCGATTTTTCAAATGAAAGGGTATGCCGGAGCCTCTTGTTGCGGGAGGTTTCGGGACAGACCGTCTATGTTACAGGGTTTATCTCTGGGTGATCAGGACGCGGTTGCCGTCTATGCGGTAGCGGATCGACATCAGCGAGGACATTACCTCCATGAGGTCTTCCAGCGGTTCGTGGCAAACGACCAGCGACAGTCGTTTTTCAGGCGAGATGTTCGAAGAGAGGGAGATTTCGATATTGTACCTCCGTTCGAGGTTGATGATAATGTCTTTCAGCGGCGTGTTGTCGAAGATCAGACGCGACGAGAACCACTGGCTGTAATTCCGCGCGTCGACCTTTTCGACGCAGGCGCGTTTCGAAAGCCGGTCGAGCGAGAACCGCTCGTCGGGACGCAGCGTCACGGGGCTTCGGAGATGCTCCCCGGAGATCTTCACCGAGCCGGTTTTGAGCACTATCTCCTCGCTCGATCCGAACGCGTAGTTCATGGCGTCGAACGAGGTGCCCAGCACCTCGACCTGCAAATCGTTCATGCTGACGCGGAACGGCCGCAGCGTGTCTTTCCGGACTTCGAAGAACGCTTCGCCCGTCAGGGCCACGTCGCGGGTCCTGCCCGAGAATTCCGCGTTGTACTTCAACCGGCTTTCGCCGTTGAGCCACACCTTCGTCCCGTCGGGCAGGGTGAACTCCCCGACATGTCCCTTGGCAGTCAGCAGCGTGACCTCCTTTTCGGGTGCGAGTGTCTGCGTGGCGGCGAAATAGCCTCCGAGGAATACCAGCACGACGGCGGCGGCCATGCCTGCATAGCGCAGGACGCGGCGTGGAAGCGTGCGGACCCGGCTTGCGCGGAGCGATGCCCGGAGCCGTTCGAGTCCCCTGCGGTCCTCCTCCTCCGAGGCGGGCGCCGCATGGTTTTCCCAGATGTCCCACAGGATTTCGTCGATCCCGGAGTCGTGCTCCCGGGCCAGCATCCAGCGCTCGAACTGCTGCCGTATCTCTTCCGGGGTTTCCGGATGACGGAATATGTGGTCGATGATTCGCTTGCGTTCCGTTTTGCTCATCGTGTGCCGGTTTTAGAGGGGCTGCGGTTTATTGCGCTTTCTGCGTCAGGGTGTAGGTTTCCGAATAGGTCCCGGCCTCGAAGACGACCCGGCCGGTGCGCAGTGCGCCCGTGTCGTTGGCCCCGAAGCTGAGGTGAACGGCGAAAATGCCCTTTTCGCCTCCCGAAAGGGGTTCGATCGTGATCCAGTCGTCGCCGGTGGCCTTCCAACCGCAGGTGGTGTAGATCGTCACGGACTGTGTGCCGGCAGCGGCCTCTACGGTTCCCGACGTGCTGTGCATGTAAAGGCTGTCGGGGGCCGCCGGATCGTCGTCCTTGCAACTGCCCGCCAGACATGCACACAGCAGGACCGCAATGAATAGTAGCTGTTTTTTCATGTTGAGTTTTTCAGGTTAAATAGTTGTTTTCGGAGCCGGTTCCATAAATAAGACAACTTGCCGGCGGCGATGGCCAGTCAGTTCGTACAATTTTTTTTATATTTCCGCCGTTCCGTTAAAAAATCGTGAAAAAAGGAGAAAAGATTTTTAATTTATTCGCTTAAAATCTATATTTGCACCGACCGACTATGGATTGCGACGAACATATTATCCTGAAAAAACTCCGTGACGGGGATTCCGAAGCATTGGATATCCTTTACCTGCGCTATGCCTCCAAGGTCCGTGATTTCGCCTTCCGGCTGCTCAAAGACCGGACCGACGCCGAAGATGTCACGCACGATATTTTCCTGAAAATCTGGGAACAGCGCCGGGGACTCGGGGCCGTCCTTTCGTTTCGGGGCTATCTGTTCCGCATGACGCGCAATGCCATCTTCAATGCCTACAAGCACCGGCAGGTAGAGTCCAAATATCAGGCGGAAACCGGAGCTGCGGAGAGTCCCGCCGCGCCCCAGGCCGACGAAAGCGTGTCGACGGACGACCTGTTGGAGATGATCGACCTGGCGGTCCGCAACATGCCCGAGCAGCGTCGGCGGGTTTTCTGCATGAGCCGTTACGAGAACATGTCCTACAACGATATCGCCGAGGCGCTCAACATCAGCCCCAAGACCGTGCAGTACCACATCTCGGGAGCGCTGGCCGAATTGCGCAAACTGCTCTCGGCGATGGCGTTTTTCATATAGCCTGCAAAAACGAAAAGGGCGGACCACAAGAGGCGGGATTATAATGATGTAACTACTTGATTTATCGGGTAGTTACATTTTTGTATAGGAGAGTAGGTAACGAGAAAGCAACGGTTTGTTTTCAGCGTCTTGCGCTCAAATACCGCATTTCAAATAACCTATTGCAAGGTATGAAAAAATTTCGGGATAGGCAAATTACAAATTTGCTATTATGTCTCATGATTTCTGAAATGCATTGCCTTGAATTGAAAAATAGTCCTTATAGTGATTGAGGTTGTTAATCATAACGTTGAATATCCAGGCGAATTTCTGCAAACATTGCCAGAATAGGTTGTTAACTGTCGAGACATCATCCAACCTCGAGTCCCTACATCGAAGCAGTTATTTTCATGAGGTATGTGGAAGTAAATTGCTCTGCTAAATAAACCTGAGATTTCGGTGATTTGATATTTTTACTGCATCTATGTCCTGATGGCTGGTTCTCAACCAAACCCTTTTTATTTCCAATTCTGGAAATGTGACGGCGGTTCGAAGCAACAATCCCATTTTCGAAGGCTTTTTACAGATCTCGCACGGATACTTATCAGACGAATTCTCTTTTTGTCAGCCTATGAAGTGTACGCGCCGGCTTAAATTTTCTGGGCGCAGCAAAACTGAATATAGTTGACATGGTATTTGTATGTCGTATAAGCTTGTTTGTGTTCTGAGGGGACAAGGGACACGGCCGCGAAAAACGCGGAAAAAGGATAAAAACTATTTTTTCAAAAGGATCGGATATTCTGTAACATCTCTATTCATTTTTTGAGTTTTCAATATTGAGTATTGATTTATTTCATATAATCGTATTTTGAAAATTCGCAGGAAGTTCCTGGATCTTCTGAAACTTGGATACAACGAGCCCCGGAGATATTTGCTCCGGGGCTCGTTGGCAGTCTTGTATGTCATTCCCAATACTGCATCATACGAGTCTGACATATACATACAGTTGAAAGATCATGTGTGCTGTTCAAACTCTTATATCGGTTCAAAGAGAATGGTTAAAATGAAACAATGTCGTAGAATGGCAAGTCATTTCATGCGCAACACGGTAGCGGACACCGGTTCCGCCTTGACGGATGCCAGATCTTTGCGAACCGTATAGCGTGCCGGCACTCCGCTGCCATAGACGATGTCTGCGACGGCGCCTTCTTCGGGGAATTGTGCCGTAGCACGTTGTGCCGAAGGATTGAGCACTACGATATATTTCTCCCCTGCATATTCGCGGGCATAAACCATCGGATAGGGATGATTAGGGTCACTGACATAGCGCCAGTCGCCCGAAGTCCCCAAAGCCGGGGTCGCAGCGCGCAGGGCCAGCAGGCCGCGCGCGTAGGAGAGCAGCGAGTGCGGATCGTCGGTCTGTGCCGCTACGGTCGGCCGCGCCGGATCGGGATCGACCGGCAGGAAGATATTCGTGGCGTCGGCCGTTGAAAATCCGGCATTGGGGGTCGTATCCCACTGCATCGGCGTGCGACAACTGCTGCGATTGCGTCTCGCGAAACTTCCCTCCTTGATGGGAGCGTCCTCTATGTTGCGCATGCCGATCTCCTCGCCGTAATAGACGGTCGGTATCCACGGCATGAGCAGGAAGAAGGTCATCGTGACTTTCAGTTCTTCAGGCGTATTGCGCTGATTGCGGTTCAGACGCCAGATATCGTGGCTGCATGTGGGCATCGAGAGATAACCTTGTTCGCGTGTGGCATGCCGCTCTTTCGTATAACGATCGACGAAACTGCGGATTTGCCCTTCGCCTGCGCGGTCGAAATAACAAACGGTCGGTCGATTTTTGTCGTCGGTATTGCAGACCAGCGGGCTGTACATGTCGTAACCTGCGCCGTTGTGGATAATCAGGTCGACATGGAAACCCGCGGGGATGGCTTCGCCGGGCTGGCTCCATTCCGATATGAGGATGCACTCGGGATAGCGGGCGTCGATCCATTCGCGCATTTCGTGCCACAGGCGGACGGTGGCCGTGTGGTTCCGGTCGTCATTTTTCACCAGGCTCATCGCCATGTCGCAGCGGAATCCATCCACGCCCTTGTCCATCCAGAAAGCCATGATGTTCCTGATCTCCTGCCGTACGGCCCTCGGTCCGGGATCGTCATATCCCTGCTGCCAGGGTTCGTCGGGATCGGGATGGGCGTAACCGTAGTTGAGAGCGGGTTGGACTTCAAAATAGTTCTTCAGGAAATTGCCGTTGCGGGGTGCATCGCTCTTCACGAACTTCTTGGTCGGGAGGCTCGATTTCGAATCGCTCCAGATGTAGTAATCGCTGTATTGCAGATTCGTGTCGGCGCTGCGTGACTGGCGGAACCACGGGTGTTTATCCGACGTATGTCCGGCCACGAGGTCGAGGCAGATGCGGATTCCCTTTGCATGTGCATCGCGAATCAGCTCGACCAATTGCGTGTTGGTTCCGAAACGCGGGTCCACTTTGTAGTAGTCGGTGATGTCGTAACCGCCGTCTTCAAACGGACTTTCGAAAACAGGACTCAGCCAGATGGTGTTGAATCCGCAGGCTTTCACGTAATCGAGCCGGCTGCGGATGCCTTCGAGGTCGCCGATGCCGTCGCCGTCGCTATCTTGAAAACTCGAGGGGTAGATGTGGTAGATCACGGCGTTTTTGAGCCATTCGGGCCCGCGCTGGGCGTATGCCGCCGTAGCACAGAGCAAGGTGATGACGAAAAATGGGAATAGTGATTTTTTCATGTCGGAGGAAATAGTTTGGTTTACGATTTATGTGACGTATGCCGTGCCGTTTTCATTCAGTTTGGCTGCCGGTTGTTTTTCGCCGCCTTGCGCCAGACGACCCCTACCAGCAGGAATGACAGAACCGATGCGGCGATCCAGAATACCGATGCGACGCTGTAATCGTGTGTCGTGATGCCATCGACGACGGTTTTGTGCTTGTCGAGCAGGGCGCCGCTGATGATGTCCTGAATCCCCGCACCCACATAGCTGGCGATCCCGATGATCCCGAGCGCTGCGCCGCTGGCCCGGCGCGGGACCAGATCGACGGCCATCAAACCGCCCACGAAACAGATCAGGACCCCGATGGCGATGCCGAACAGGACCATGGCGAGGATGTTTACGAACATCCCGGAGCCAGAGTACAGGAACAGGCCGAGCGACACGGAACAAAGCACGCCGAACGTCACGGCGATACTGTAACGGCTCCCGTTGAACCATTTGTCGGACATCCATCCCGAAAAGACCGTCCCTGCGATGCCGAGAAAGGCGTTGACGGAGATGACCTGGGTCGCCGTCGCCAGCGGGAAGCCTTTGACCTCCTGAAGGAAGATGACGCCCCAGCCGTTTATGGCGTAGCGGCTGACGTACATGCAGGCGCTGGCCAGGGCGAGTATCCAGATGTAGGGATTTCTGAACGCGGCTTTCTGGGCCGTGCCGACCGATTCCCGTTCCACCTCCGTTTCGTCCCCGGCCTCGCCCGAGAGCACCTCCACCGGCGGCAGTCCCTTGCTTTCGGGCGTGTCGTGCAGGAAGAGCAGGATCACCGCCACGCCCATCGCTCCGGCAATGGCCGACCCGACGAATCCCCATTTCCATCCGGCGAGCCCCACGACGAGTCCCACGAAGACGAACGATATGGCTTCTCCTAAGTTGTGGCTGGCGCTGAAAAATCCGTAATAGGTGCCGCGCTTTTTGAGCGGATACCACCTCGACAGCGCGATGATCGCCGGGGCGGCGCCCATCGACTGGCTCCAGCCGTTGATACCCCACAGGACGGCGAAGACGACGAACAGGGTCGTCGTGGCGAGGGTCCCTCCGCCGGAGAACAGCCCCAGCAGTCCCACGCAGAGGTTGGCGATGAATGAAACCGTCAGTCCGGTCGCCATGAAGCGTTTGATGTTGCTGTGGTCGGCCAGCACGAAGGGGCATTCTTCCTCGATCCTGCCACGGGAAAGGCCGACATAGACTATGGCGACAACGCCTCCTACCTCGCCAGCACTTATTCCACCGTACTCTCGGGCGCCCCGATGCTGATAGCCGATTACGAACCTGTAGGCGAAACGTTTGCGGCAAATCCGGACAGCCTCGACCTGCGCACGCTCGACTACGAAGATTACCGCCGCCATCAGGGT
This Alistipes shahii WAL 8301 DNA region includes the following protein-coding sequences:
- a CDS encoding alpha-amylase family glycosyl hydrolase yields the protein MKKSLFPFFVITLLCATAAYAQRGPEWLKNAVIYHIYPSSFQDSDGDGIGDLEGIRSRLDYVKACGFNTIWLSPVFESPFEDGGYDITDYYKVDPRFGTNTQLVELIRDAHAKGIRICLDLVAGHTSDKHPWFRQSRSADTNLQYSDYYIWSDSKSSLPTKKFVKSDAPRNGNFLKNYFEVQPALNYGYAHPDPDEPWQQGYDDPGPRAVRQEIRNIMAFWMDKGVDGFRCDMAMSLVKNDDRNHTATVRLWHEMREWIDARYPECILISEWSQPGEAIPAGFHVDLIIHNGAGYDMYSPLVCNTDDKNRPTVCYFDRAGEGQIRSFVDRYTKERHATREQGYLSMPTCSHDIWRLNRNQRNTPEELKVTMTFFLLMPWIPTVYYGEEIGMRNIEDAPIKEGSFARRNRSSCRTPMQWDTTPNAGFSTADATNIFLPVDPDPARPTVAAQTDDPHSLLSYARGLLALRAATPALGTSGDWRYVSDPNHPYPMVYAREYAGEKYIVVLNPSAQRATAQFPEEGAVADIVYGSGVPARYTVRKDLASVKAEPVSATVLRMK
- a CDS encoding MFS transporter: MLADHSNIKRFMATGLTVSFIANLCVGLLGLFSGGGTLATTTLFVVFAVLWGINGWSQSMGAAPAIIALSRWYPLKKRGTYYGFFSASHNLGEAISFVFVGLVVGLAGWKWGFVGSAIAGAMGVAVILLFLHDTPESKGLPPVEVLSGEAGDETEVERESVGTAQKAAFRNPYIWILALASACMYVSRYAINGWGVIFLQEVKGFPLATATQVISVNAFLGIAGTVFSGWMSDKWFNGSRYSIAVTFGVLCSVSLGLFLYSGSGMFVNILAMVLFGIAIGVLICFVGGLMAVDLVPRRASGAALGIIGIASYVGAGIQDIISGALLDKHKTVVDGITTHDYSVASVFWIAASVLSFLLVGVVWRKAAKNNRQPN